The nucleotide sequence ACCAGTCGGTATTGTTGTCGGACCCATAATGGCCAGACAGGACGCCGGCACGGTAACGGAAGGTTTCATCGAGCTGCTGGACGTTGCGCGTGTCGAGCTCTTCGCGATTGACCGTCGAGACCGGACGCGGTGTCTCCACCAGTGGCGCATCGACTTTCAGTGCCGTGCCGACCACGACCATGGTGTCATCGGTCTCGGTGGCCAGCGCGCTGGCCGACTGTGACAGGAGCCCTGCCGCGATACAGAGCCGTATGGCATGCGACAGAGGGGCGAGTGCCGGCCGGACAGGTGTCTGCCGTGATGTTGGATGTCTGGACATGTCGTGTTCCCTTGCAACGATCGTTGTGTGGTCAATCTCCCCTTCCGTCTCGTGGCGTCTCTCACTGGCACGCTCATGGCGAATACGGAATGGAATCAGGATGATTCGTATTCATCTAATGTGAACCGTGGTGACACACCGTTCTGCATGCACCAGCATGCAATCCCGAAAATGGCGCGTCTGACCGACTGCAGCACCCCGAGGGCGATTCACGCTGCAGCCGGGCATCATCCCTGATACATCACATGAGACCGCCTCCGGGGCTCACGTCCTGTCACTGCCTGTCTGGTGATGTCGGAGGAAATGAGCGACCGCGGCCGCCCCCGCCGCCACCCCGAACGGGTTGTTTCAGGCTTCATCCAGACGCGCGACGGCATCCTGGCTGATGCGATCACGCTGGGCGCCCGACAACTCCTGCAACGTGCCGGCGCGCATCTCGAACAACCTGTCCGCCTGCGCGAAATAATGATCATCGTGACTGATGGCGAAGACCGTCTTGCCCATCTCGCGCAGACGTGGCAACAGATCGCGATAGAAGATACGGCGGAACTGCGGGTCCTGATCTGCCGCCCATTCATCCAACAACACGATGTCGCGACGCTCTGCCACGGCCATCAACAGCGCCAGTCGCTTGCGCTGCCCTTGAGACAGCTCGGTGTTGATCACACGGTTCTCCTCGAGCACCAGCTTCTCGCGCATCTGCAGGTAGTCGATCCACTGCGCGATCAATGCCGGATCTGCCGGCTCACCGGTCGGCCCCAGCAGGCGATCGAACTGATGGAAATCAGTGAAGACCGCCGAGAACTGCTGACGCCAGGCTTCCCGCTCGTCTTCTCCTATCGGGTGCCCGTCCCGCAGAAGTGAGCCTGATGTCGGCCGATAGAGGCCGGTCAAGAGCTTGGCCAGGGTCGACTTGCCGCTGCCATTGCCACCGATCAGGAAGACCAGCTCTCCACGCCTGAGGGTAAGATCCAGCGGGCCGACGCAGAAGGCCTGCGCGTCGTTGTGCGCAATGTCCTGTCCCAGGGTCTCGTGGCCGGCGTAGCGGAAGCAGACACCCTGCAGACTCAAGGTCTGCCAGTCAGACCCGGCCGACGAGCCTGCGGCTGACGCATGTCCCTGCGGCGGTGCATCTTGAGGAGACGCGAAATCGGCGTTGACCGGTGCCAATGCCAGCTTGCGCAGCTTGGCAAAGGCCACATCCGCCCCCAGCAGAGTCGGCAATGCCCCCACGGCCTGGATCAAGGGCGTGCGCAGAAACAGCAGCGTCAGGGAAAAGGTTGCGGCGACTTCACCGCTGGCCCAGCCCAGGCCATTGGCCAGATAGAAGACGATGCCGATGGCACCCAGCATCATGATGTTGGAGAAGTTGACGGCGCTCAGGTGGTAGGTATCCGCGCGCACGACGTGATGGCGATACTCTTGGGCATTGACGCTATAGCGGGTGTCGAAATAGTCACGCGCACGGGGTCGATTGAGCGCCAGCTCCTTGCGCCCATCGATGACCGCCTCATAGTCGGCGTACAGGCGACTCTCCGCTTCACGCACCTCGGCCAGGTGGCGATAGACTCGCGTGACCAGCCAGCTGCCCCCCATGATGGTCAAGGTCACCCAGATGGCGGTGACCAGCATCATGCCGGGGGATAGCCAGCCAAGATAGAACACGGCTCCGAGGGTCAGCACGATGCCCTGCACCAGTTCCGGCAGGCGCACGAACGCCAGAGTGATGTTGCGGATGTCACTCGACAGACTCGCCAGCAGATTGGCACTGCCCAGCTGCTCGAGCCGCTCGATATCGGTATCGAGGATCTGCTTGACCAGACGCCCGCGCAGTCCGTGCACGAAATGATGCCCCAGCGTCGTCAACGCCAGTTGTGCCCCCAGGGTAATCGCCAACAACAGCAGAATCAGTCCGAGAAACTCCGGAAGCACCCCGACATGGGCCGCAAGCCCCTCGTCCAGGGGGACGGTGGCAGAATGCGCGATGAGTCGCTGGTTGATATAGGCAATGACACCGATTCCCAGCCCTGCACTGACAAGGCTCAGAAAGATCACACCAAGAAAGGACCAGCGATAATGGGCAAGAACCACTTTCAGTAACGTCACACCTGCTCCCGGGCACCATGGCAATCAGACCGCCACCAGAAGGCGGCGACGCAGCTCATGTGACTGCGCCGACAGG is from Cobetia marina and encodes:
- a CDS encoding multidrug ABC transporter permease/ATP-binding protein — translated: MTLLKVVLAHYRWSFLGVIFLSLVSAGLGIGVIAYINQRLIAHSATVPLDEGLAAHVGVLPEFLGLILLLLAITLGAQLALTTLGHHFVHGLRGRLVKQILDTDIERLEQLGSANLLASLSSDIRNITLAFVRLPELVQGIVLTLGAVFYLGWLSPGMMLVTAIWVTLTIMGGSWLVTRVYRHLAEVREAESRLYADYEAVIDGRKELALNRPRARDYFDTRYSVNAQEYRHHVVRADTYHLSAVNFSNIMMLGAIGIVFYLANGLGWASGEVAATFSLTLLFLRTPLIQAVGALPTLLGADVAFAKLRKLALAPVNADFASPQDAPPQGHASAAGSSAGSDWQTLSLQGVCFRYAGHETLGQDIAHNDAQAFCVGPLDLTLRRGELVFLIGGNGSGKSTLAKLLTGLYRPTSGSLLRDGHPIGEDEREAWRQQFSAVFTDFHQFDRLLGPTGEPADPALIAQWIDYLQMREKLVLEENRVINTELSQGQRKRLALLMAVAERRDIVLLDEWAADQDPQFRRIFYRDLLPRLREMGKTVFAISHDDHYFAQADRLFEMRAGTLQELSGAQRDRISQDAVARLDEA